One window of Methanogenium organophilum genomic DNA carries:
- a CDS encoding DUF2769 domain-containing protein yields MPSDYFEMMLRSLNLTTEEREMVVEKRKEQCICDICPTFRECGGEKEGNEGFAFCTLGTSNCILKEVECLCSTCPLSREMGLAYSYYCTRGSETQQKIRDVIGVK; encoded by the coding sequence ATGCCGAGCGATTATTTTGAGATGATGTTGCGTTCCCTGAATCTGACCACAGAAGAACGCGAAATGGTGGTTGAGAAAAGAAAAGAACAGTGTATCTGTGATATCTGCCCGACGTTTCGGGAATGTGGGGGTGAGAAGGAAGGAAATGAAGGATTTGCTTTCTGTACACTGGGGACGAGTAACTGCATTTTAAAAGAGGTTGAATGTCTCTGTTCGACCTGTCCCCTGTCACGTGAGATGGGACTTGCGTACTCATATTACTGCACAAGGGGTTCGGAGACACAGCAGAAGATCCGGGATGTTATTGGCGTAAAGTAA